TCTCCTCTTTTGTCTTTTGTCTTTATATGTTTTTGCTTTTAAAAAGGAGTCTTGAGGGAAATGTGTTCCCTCAAATAGAAGTTAGAGAGGAATTCGTCCCCCCAAATAAAGCAACTATTACTCTTCAACCGTGTGCACAGCAGTAATTTTAAAGCTGATATACACACTTGAGCCTCTATTTATTTCAAGCTCCTCAAGAGATTGCTTTGTAATGAGCGCTGCGACAGTAAAACCCACATCAACAAAAACCCTTGCAAGCGGTCCTTTAAAAGAGATGCTCTTCACAATGCCCTTAAAATTGTTCCTTGCACTTGTCCTTGTCAGCCGTTTTTTCAGTAAAATGTTCTCTGGCCTTATAAAAACCTTTAATTTAGCCCCCTGCTTGTAATTTCCAAGAGCAAAAATATTCAACCCGTTCACTTTGACCGCAGTAATCCCCTTGTCCTGCGCATCAGCTAATCCATCATATATATTTGTCTCTCCAAAAAATGTTGCAACGGTTTTTGAATTAGGTTTATAAAAAATTTCGTTAGGCGTATCGATCTGTAAAATTCGCCCGTTTTCCATCAAAGCAATCCTGTCACCTACAAGATGCGCCTCTTCAATATTGTGCGTAACAAATATAGCAGATTTATTCAGCTTTTTTAACGTATTCTTTATCTCAATGCTTACCCTTTCCCTTTCTTTCGGAGAAAGCGCGGATGTAGGTTCATCCAGAAACACTATTTTAGGATTTGTAATCAGCGTGCGAGCAAGAGCAACCTTCTGCTGTTCTCCCCCACTCAGCGTTTTGGGAAATCTATCCAGAAAATTATCCAATTTAAACAGGCGAACAAGTTTTTTAAATTCCCTATCAAGATTGGGAATCACCTGGAAGCGTGCCCCGTAAAGTATATTTTCTTTTACGCTAAGATGCGGAAATAATGAAAGGCCCTGAAAAATAAAACCAATATTTCTCTCGTTAGCTGCCTTATTTGCAATATCTTCTCCAAAAAGGCCAATCCTCCCTGAAACAACAGGCAAAAACCCTGCGATAGTTTCAAGAAGCTTTGTTTTCCCGGCACCATTTTCCCCGAGAACGACAAGTATCTCGTTGTCATAAACTGAAAAAGAAACATCTTTTATTTTAAATGCGCTAATCTCCGCATTAACATTTTGCAGCACAAGGACATCATTTATGCTGTTCACTTTTTCCTCCGCACCAGGAATCTAACGGTCAGAAATATGGAAAGGCAAATTACAAGAAGTATCGCAGCAATAGCGCTGGACACGGCAAGATTGTACTGAGTAAAAGCATCGTATATTTTCACCGGCGCTGTCATAGGATAGTATGCAATAATGATTACCGCGCCAAACTCCGAAATCGCTCTTGCCCAGGTAAGCAAAAATCCAGATAAAACTTCATCCCGTGAAAGAGGCAAATATATGTATCTGAACGTAGAAAAAAGCGAAGCACCCAGAGAACGCGATGCCTTTTCAAGAGAAATATCAACCTTTTTAAAACCGTCCCTTGCAGAATCCACAATATAAGGGAGAGATACAAAAAGCATTGCCAGAACAATAGCAATACGCGTACCGGTAATTCTGAACCCAAATCCATTGTAAAAAAAAGCGCCAAGCAGACCTTGCCTTCCAAATATAAAAAGCAGCGCAATACCTGC
The nucleotide sequence above comes from Caldisericota bacterium. Encoded proteins:
- a CDS encoding ABC transporter ATP-binding protein — its product is MNSINDVLVLQNVNAEISAFKIKDVSFSVYDNEILVVLGENGAGKTKLLETIAGFLPVVSGRIGLFGEDIANKAANERNIGFIFQGLSLFPHLSVKENILYGARFQVIPNLDREFKKLVRLFKLDNFLDRFPKTLSGGEQQKVALARTLITNPKIVFLDEPTSALSPKERERVSIEIKNTLKKLNKSAIFVTHNIEEAHLVGDRIALMENGRILQIDTPNEIFYKPNSKTVATFFGETNIYDGLADAQDKGITAVKVNGLNIFALGNYKQGAKLKVFIRPENILLKKRLTRTSARNNFKGIVKSISFKGPLARVFVDVGFTVAALITKQSLEELEINRGSSVYISFKITAVHTVEE
- a CDS encoding ABC transporter permease, translating into MKGREKLTYISFFVLGGILLLFIVLPLGRLIFAHSPSVILQELKDKTVLVPIWNSVFLSFVTAFIAIIFGVPLAFLMAKKRFGKIEEAVETIVDLPLAVPHTVAGIALLFIFGRQGLLGAFFYNGFGFRITGTRIAIVLAMLFVSLPYIVDSARDGFKKVDISLEKASRSLGASLFSTFRYIYLPLSRDEVLSGFLLTWARAISEFGAVIIIAYYPMTAPVKIYDAFTQYNLAVSSAIAAILLVICLSIFLTVRFLVRRKK